The stretch of DNA GACCCTGAGTTCTCGAGCGACGAGAAAGACGAGATTCTCGCAGACCTGAAGGAATCTGCGATGAACGTCATCGAGCGCAAGGGCGCAACCCAGTGGGGCCCCGCAACGGGCGTCGCCCACATGGTCGAAGCCATCCTCAACGACACCGGCGCAGTGCTCCCCGCGAGCGTCGCCCTCGACGGCGAGTACGGTCACGACGACGTCGGCCTCGGCGTCCCCGTCAAGCTCGGCGCAAACGGCGTCGAAGAAGTCGTTGACTGGAACCTGAACGAGCTCGAACGCGAGCAGCTCGGCGCGGCCGCAGACAAACTCTCTGAACAGTACGAGAAAATCAGCTAAGCCGGTTCACCCTGCCAGTTTTTTCGCGCTTACGCCACAGAGTGGCAACGCTCAGGCTTGTCGCTGGTCGTCGGTTCTGCCGCGTGGCTTGTCCGGAACGGGCACGCCGATGAGTGCGGCCCATTCTTCGAGATGCCGGTGTTCGCGTCGCTGTGCCATTCTCTCACCCGATTCACAATAGGTTCAGCCGAGAATATAATCTTTTTGTCAATTCATCCGAGACGAGTCTGACACTCGTCGGTCTAGGGGTGAAAGCGGACCGACCGAGAAGCAGCGTGAATCGGCGGCTCAGGGGATGAGCTGTTCGCCGTCGTCGTCGTAGATTGTGATGGCATCAACGGGACAGACGCGGGCGGCGAACTTCGCGTCGAACTCCTCGTCTGCTGGTACGTCGCGGACGAACACGTCTTCATCCACTTCCTCTCCCTCAAGTAGGTCTGCTTTGCCCGCCGTCTCGTCGCGGGCGAACCCTTCCTCCCATTCGGCAACGCACTGGAACATGCCAATGCAGGTGTCGCGGTCGAACTCGACTTTCATGGCCTGCGCTTTGGCCGATTCGGTAATAGGGTTGACGGAGCGTGCGACAGTTTAAACGGCAAGACGCGA from Haladaptatus sp. ZSTT2 encodes:
- a CDS encoding ferredoxin, yielding MKVEFDRDTCIGMFQCVAEWEEGFARDETAGKADLLEGEEVDEDVFVRDVPADEEFDAKFAARVCPVDAITIYDDDGEQLIP